The proteins below come from a single Dermatophilaceae bacterium Soc4.6 genomic window:
- a CDS encoding methyltransferase domain-containing protein codes for MADERRSSGRVGAASLRNHAVSTAVDDLVTGEQARLGRPLQVLDLGGGTGGLAVRLAELGHAVTVLDPSPDALAALTRRAAESGVADRVTALQGDADSLVGTSPLVGPEPTEPTEPTRLAGPYDLVCCHGVLEVVDDPAATLTAAAGVLAPGGHLSVTVPGRLAAVLAKVLAGDVGAALELLVSADGRWGAADPLPRRFDLAGLRRLLEDAGLVVQRLQGVRVFGDLLPAGALDDPSDQSAFLALEQAVSTHPDHGAVLGGLGAHLHAVARST; via the coding sequence ATGGCCGACGAACGGCGCTCGTCAGGGCGTGTGGGGGCGGCGTCCTTGCGCAACCACGCGGTGTCGACCGCCGTCGACGACCTCGTCACCGGTGAGCAGGCCCGACTGGGTCGTCCTCTCCAGGTCCTCGACCTCGGCGGCGGCACCGGCGGTCTCGCCGTGCGACTGGCCGAGCTCGGTCACGCCGTCACCGTGCTCGACCCCAGCCCCGATGCCCTGGCCGCGCTCACCCGTCGGGCTGCCGAGTCCGGGGTCGCCGACCGGGTCACCGCCCTGCAGGGCGACGCCGACTCGCTCGTGGGCACCAGCCCCCTCGTCGGCCCCGAGCCCACCGAGCCCACCGAGCCCACTCGTCTCGCCGGGCCCTACGACCTGGTGTGCTGTCACGGGGTCCTCGAGGTCGTCGACGACCCGGCCGCCACCCTCACCGCCGCCGCCGGGGTGCTCGCGCCGGGCGGTCATCTCTCGGTCACCGTCCCGGGGCGCCTCGCCGCGGTCCTGGCCAAGGTGCTCGCGGGTGACGTCGGGGCGGCGCTCGAGCTGCTCGTCAGCGCCGACGGTCGGTGGGGTGCCGCCGACCCGCTGCCGCGCCGGTTCGACCTCGCCGGCCTGCGCCGGCTCCTCGAGGACGCCGGGCTGGTCGTCCAGCGGCTGCAGGGCGTACGGGTCTTCGGTGACCTCCTGCCAGCGGGGGCCCTCGACGACCCGTCCGACCAGTCGGCCTTCCTCGCGCTGGAGCAGGCCGTCTCCACCCACCCCGACCACGGCGCCGTCCTCGGTGGCCTGGGCGCCCACCTCCACGCCGTCGCGCGCTCGACCTGA
- a CDS encoding DUF3040 domain-containing protein — translation MPLSEHEQKVLQQMEQALYAEDPRFATHITNHGLHQNKRRMLLGGLGVVAGLALVVLSVLNMLIWLGAVGFALMVAGGAYAFTPTRKAVVGAVGADGTVRKTAAGGKNRAGAGRQGFMQRIEARWDRRRNDSW, via the coding sequence GTGCCGCTGTCGGAACACGAGCAGAAGGTCCTCCAGCAGATGGAGCAGGCCTTGTATGCCGAGGACCCCCGCTTTGCCACCCACATCACGAACCACGGGTTGCACCAGAACAAGCGGCGGATGCTTCTCGGTGGCTTGGGTGTCGTCGCCGGGCTCGCTCTCGTGGTCCTCTCCGTGCTCAACATGCTGATCTGGCTCGGTGCTGTCGGCTTCGCGCTCATGGTCGCCGGAGGTGCCTATGCCTTCACGCCCACCCGCAAGGCCGTCGTCGGCGCCGTGGGCGCTGACGGCACGGTGCGCAAGACCGCAGCGGGCGGGAAGAACCGCGCTGGCGCGGGCCGCCAGGGATTCATGCAGCGCATCGAGGCCCGTTGGGACCGTCGGCGCAACGACAGCTGGTGA
- the dinB gene encoding DNA polymerase IV produces the protein MSRRQFTAPRRTADGEPDDTGCTVLHVDMDAFYASASLIDRPELRGRPVIIGGGGRSVVLSATYEARRFGVTSAMPMSRARRLCPQAVVIQPDFTRYAQISEAIMATFHSVTDVVEPLSLDEAFLEVSGARRRLGPPAHIAQQLRDAIADEQGITCSVGVASTKFVAKLASGLAKPDGMIVVPVAEVLGFLHQLPVGALWGVGERTEEVLQRLGLRTVADIAHTPVETLRTALGDGTGTHLHQLAWGRDERAVVRQQREKSIGSDETFGHDVDDPVVIHRELLRLSDRTAARVRSAGLVGRTVTVKVRFADFTTITRSRTLRDPTDVSRDLYATARSLFDALGLQRARIRLVGVRMEGLTEAAGAPIQATLDEPDFGWRDADRAVDRASARFGAGAVRPAALVREPGVPGRSGPSGRAGPSRPPVPPGRTGRAVPPP, from the coding sequence ATGAGCCGGCGACAGTTCACGGCGCCCCGACGCACGGCTGACGGTGAGCCCGACGACACCGGCTGCACGGTGCTGCACGTCGACATGGACGCCTTCTACGCCTCGGCGTCGCTCATCGACCGGCCCGAGCTGCGGGGGCGCCCCGTCATCATCGGCGGCGGGGGTCGCTCGGTCGTGCTGTCCGCGACCTACGAGGCCCGGCGGTTCGGGGTCACCTCGGCGATGCCGATGTCCCGGGCGCGGCGGCTGTGCCCCCAGGCGGTCGTGATCCAGCCGGACTTCACGCGCTACGCCCAGATCTCCGAGGCGATCATGGCGACCTTCCACTCGGTCACCGACGTCGTCGAGCCACTCTCCCTCGACGAGGCGTTTCTCGAGGTCTCGGGAGCTCGACGGCGGCTCGGTCCCCCTGCCCACATCGCCCAGCAGCTGCGCGACGCCATCGCTGACGAGCAGGGCATCACCTGCTCCGTCGGGGTGGCGTCCACGAAGTTCGTCGCCAAGCTCGCCTCCGGTCTGGCCAAGCCCGACGGGATGATCGTCGTCCCCGTCGCCGAGGTGCTCGGTTTCCTCCACCAGCTGCCCGTCGGTGCCCTGTGGGGAGTGGGTGAGCGCACCGAGGAGGTCCTGCAGCGACTGGGGCTGCGCACGGTCGCCGACATCGCGCACACTCCGGTCGAGACCCTGCGCACCGCGCTGGGTGACGGCACCGGCACCCACCTGCACCAGCTCGCCTGGGGTCGCGACGAGCGGGCGGTGGTGCGTCAGCAGCGCGAGAAGAGCATCGGCTCGGACGAGACGTTCGGGCACGACGTCGACGACCCCGTCGTCATCCACCGCGAGCTGCTGCGGCTGAGCGACCGGACGGCAGCCCGGGTGCGGTCCGCCGGTCTCGTCGGGCGCACGGTCACGGTCAAGGTGAGGTTCGCCGACTTCACCACGATCACCAGGTCGCGGACCCTGCGCGACCCCACCGACGTCTCACGCGACCTCTACGCCACCGCCCGCTCCCTCTTCGACGCGCTCGGTCTGCAGCGGGCCCGGATCCGGCTCGTGGGGGTCCGGATGGAGGGCCTCACCGAGGCGGCGGGCGCCCCCATCCAGGCCACCCTCGACGAGCCCGACTTCGGGTGGCGGGACGCCGACCGGGCCGTCGACCGCGCCAGCGCCCGCTTCGGGGCCGGGGCGGTGCGTCCGGCTGCCCTCGTGCGTGAGCCAGGCGTGCCCGGACGCTCCGGACCCTCTGGTCGCGCCGGACCCTCCAGACCTCCGGTGCCTCCCGGACGCACGGGCCGAGCCGTCCCCCCGCCGTGA
- a CDS encoding DUF456 domain-containing protein gives MTVTLLAATLMAVGLVGIVVPVLPGLVLVIGGVVVWAALHPDHRAWAVVAVALVPFVAGMVAKYLVPGRRLKVAGVGPWTLGAAVVLAVGLGVVIPLVGVPLGFVGGIFAIEAVRQRDLGKSWRVTRSALAAVGISMLIELAAGGAIITAWVSGLLLLGTG, from the coding sequence GTGACGGTCACGCTCCTCGCCGCGACCCTGATGGCCGTAGGTCTGGTCGGCATCGTCGTGCCGGTGTTGCCGGGCCTCGTGCTGGTCATCGGTGGCGTGGTCGTGTGGGCCGCCCTGCACCCTGACCATCGCGCGTGGGCCGTCGTGGCGGTCGCGCTCGTGCCGTTCGTCGCTGGCATGGTGGCGAAGTACCTCGTGCCCGGGCGGCGCCTCAAGGTCGCCGGCGTCGGGCCGTGGACGCTCGGGGCGGCGGTGGTGCTCGCGGTGGGACTGGGGGTGGTGATCCCGCTCGTCGGAGTGCCGCTCGGCTTCGTCGGGGGGATCTTCGCGATCGAGGCCGTGCGTCAGCGCGACCTCGGGAAGTCGTGGCGGGTCACCCGGTCAGCCTTGGCCGCGGTCGGGATCTCGATGCTCATCGAGCTGGCCGCAGGCGGGGCCATCATCACGGCGTGGGTCAGCGGACTGCTCCTCCTGGGCACCGGCTGA
- a CDS encoding DNA topoisomerase IV subunit B, whose product MSTPARSTDTGAYTARHLQVLEGLEAVRKRPGMYIGSRDQKGLMHCLWEVIDNAVDEALAGQGERIDVVLYADRSVEVRDRGRGIPVDIEPRTGLTGVEVVFTKLHAGGKFGGSSYAATGGLHGVGASVVNALSGRLDVEVDRAGKTYGMSFRRGEPGVFDDGGGEPSPESPFAPFVAGSELRIVGKAGRGVTGSRIRFWPDHQIFEAGSELDYDQLADRARQTSFLIPGLQLVVRDERRLPGTPGADAASEEVFHHDGGIAEFVEFLAPDAAVTDVWSLQGSGTFRETVPILDATGRMTPTELERECVVDIAIRWGTGYDTRMQSFVNIITTPKGGTHVAGFEQALLKVFRKQLEVNSRTLKVGSDKVEKDDIAAGMTAVVTVRLAEPQFEGQTKEVLGTSAVRAIVSRVVEQELTERITNPKRGDKAASRLLLEKVVAEMKSRISARMHKETQRRKTALESSSLPAKLADCRTHDVERSELFIVEGDSALGTAKLARSSDYQALLPIRGKILNVQKASVADMLKNAECAAIIQVVGAGSGRSFDLDSARYGKIIIMSDADVDGAHIRTLLLTLFFRYMRPLVDAGRVYAAIPPLHRLEVINQGKKNDYVYTYNEAEMRRTRASIEKRGKRIKEPPQRYKGLGEMDADQLADTTMDPRHRTLRRVTLTEAEAAESVFELLMGNEVGPRKDFIIDSAAGLDRARIDA is encoded by the coding sequence TTGTCCACCCCCGCACGCTCCACCGACACCGGCGCCTACACCGCCCGTCACCTGCAGGTCCTCGAGGGGCTCGAGGCGGTGCGCAAGCGTCCGGGGATGTACATCGGCTCGCGCGACCAGAAGGGGCTGATGCACTGCCTCTGGGAGGTCATCGACAACGCGGTCGACGAGGCACTGGCCGGTCAGGGGGAGCGCATCGACGTGGTGCTCTACGCCGACCGCTCGGTCGAGGTGCGCGACCGCGGGCGCGGCATCCCGGTCGACATCGAGCCCCGCACGGGGCTGACCGGTGTCGAGGTCGTCTTCACCAAGCTCCACGCCGGCGGCAAGTTCGGTGGCAGCTCGTATGCCGCGACCGGCGGTCTGCACGGCGTCGGCGCCTCGGTCGTCAACGCCCTGTCCGGGCGCCTCGACGTCGAGGTCGACCGCGCCGGCAAGACCTACGGCATGAGCTTTCGCCGTGGCGAGCCGGGCGTCTTCGACGACGGCGGCGGAGAGCCGTCACCGGAGTCGCCCTTCGCGCCCTTCGTGGCCGGGAGCGAGCTGCGCATCGTCGGCAAGGCCGGGCGGGGTGTCACCGGCAGCCGCATCCGCTTCTGGCCGGACCATCAGATCTTCGAGGCCGGCTCCGAGCTCGACTACGACCAGCTGGCCGACCGCGCCCGCCAGACGTCGTTCCTGATCCCGGGACTGCAGCTCGTCGTCCGCGACGAGCGCCGCCTGCCGGGCACGCCGGGGGCCGACGCGGCCAGCGAGGAGGTGTTCCACCACGACGGGGGGATCGCCGAGTTCGTCGAGTTCCTCGCTCCGGACGCGGCCGTCACCGACGTCTGGAGCCTGCAGGGCTCTGGCACCTTCCGTGAGACGGTGCCGATCCTCGACGCCACCGGCAGGATGACCCCCACCGAGCTCGAGCGCGAGTGCGTCGTCGACATCGCGATCCGCTGGGGCACCGGCTACGACACCCGGATGCAGTCGTTCGTCAACATCATCACCACGCCCAAGGGCGGCACCCACGTGGCCGGCTTCGAGCAGGCGCTGCTGAAGGTCTTCCGCAAGCAGCTCGAGGTCAACTCGCGCACGCTCAAGGTCGGCAGCGACAAGGTCGAGAAGGACGACATCGCGGCGGGGATGACCGCGGTCGTCACGGTGCGCCTGGCCGAGCCGCAGTTCGAGGGCCAGACCAAGGAGGTGCTCGGCACCTCGGCGGTGCGCGCGATCGTGTCGCGGGTGGTCGAGCAGGAGCTGACCGAGCGGATCACCAACCCCAAGCGGGGCGACAAGGCAGCCTCGAGGCTCCTGCTGGAGAAGGTCGTCGCCGAGATGAAGTCGCGCATCAGCGCGCGCATGCACAAGGAGACGCAGCGTCGCAAGACGGCGCTGGAGTCGTCGTCGCTCCCGGCCAAGCTCGCCGACTGCCGCACCCACGACGTCGAGCGGTCGGAGCTGTTCATCGTCGAGGGCGACAGCGCCCTCGGCACCGCGAAGCTGGCCCGCTCCAGCGACTACCAGGCCCTGCTGCCCATCCGCGGCAAGATCCTCAACGTGCAGAAGGCCTCGGTGGCCGACATGCTCAAGAACGCCGAGTGCGCGGCGATCATCCAGGTGGTCGGGGCAGGGTCGGGCCGGTCCTTCGACCTCGACTCTGCCCGCTACGGCAAGATCATCATCATGAGCGACGCCGACGTGGACGGCGCGCACATCCGCACCCTGCTGCTCACCCTCTTCTTCCGCTACATGCGCCCCCTCGTGGATGCCGGCCGGGTCTATGCCGCGATCCCGCCGCTGCACCGGCTCGAGGTCATCAACCAGGGCAAGAAGAACGACTACGTCTACACCTACAACGAGGCCGAGATGCGCCGCACGCGCGCCTCGATCGAGAAGCGCGGCAAGCGCATCAAGGAGCCGCCGCAGCGCTACAAGGGCCTCGGCGAGATGGATGCCGACCAGCTGGCCGACACGACGATGGACCCGCGCCACCGCACCCTGCGCCGGGTCACCCTCACCGAGGCCGAGGCGGCCGAGTCGGTCTTCGAGCTGCTCATGGGGAACGAGGTCGGCCCCCGCAAGGACTTCATCATCGACTCCGCCGCCGGGCTCGACCGCGCCCGCATCGACGCCTGA
- a CDS encoding PHP domain-containing protein, with protein sequence MHDTFVHLHVASGYSLQYGASTPAALVERAAAWGQPALALTDRDGLYGAVRFVQACEAAGVAPILGVDLAVHVTAPARRSGGRDRGGPGMWDGSAGLTGLTGTTGLTGAGGSGWGRRAGGAVPPPAARTPAGSRVRETGRTPTRGGAAVDARLPRVTVLARGRRLGLDPGAGWGRLCRLVTRTHLAGGRGEPVTSPDLLAEHARSPGPSGAGPSPLVVLLGPDSDVGRAALARRRDLARAALARWQALLPHDALAIEVVCHGGPEGTPASLGHAARLYALAREHGIRVVLTAAVRHADPSEAATVDVLDAARRLVALDVRHLDRVTTAGHLGPTPAMYAVACDILQASGPGISGGGVVAREGASALLASTVELAQECALDPALDLGIGSVHLPEQSVLGIAPSDDPQDVLTQRCRAAVGQCYPTSSPSELAGVEARLADELEVIGGLGYPTYFLTVAIVVDLIREMGVRVAARGSGAGSLVNYLLGISGVDPLRYGLLMERFCSPLRAQLPDIDIDVEAARRTEIYERVLEHFGGERVTCVSMMDSYRVRHAIRDVGAALGLPPTEVDAMAKAFPHISARNVRHAIADLPELRASGLNAPRLDLMLDLVERLDGLPRHIALHPCGVVLSNSGLLDRTPIEASYAGFPMSQFDKDDVEALGLLKLDILGIRMQSAMAHAVEQVRLVEQVEVDLDDRTQVALDDEATFRLIRTAHTLGCFQIESPGQRELIGKFGPRTFEDLITDISLFRPGPVKSDMIVPFLNARQGWAEPQFLHPTLIPALRETEGVVVFHEQVLLIVAETTGVTLAQADEVRRGMGSPAGQQQLEAWWRPAALARGYDPADCDRIWEVLKAFASFGFCKAHAAAFALPTYQSAWLKTHHPAAFLSGVLTHDPGMYPKRLILDDARSLGIAVLGLDVNASTGAYVVERVDHGPHGDGSATPGTAPDAPSGLSGTPSGHVGQHPDLPDGSAHGIRLSLSDVKGISAAEVARIVAGQPYAGLADFWRRAQVSRPTVERLVLAGGFDAVYGIGSLTPQRAIASGPGRRGRVTRRDLLLHVAELDRWSRSGSGRARPRVVAASASARTVVTSRVREEGEDGEGGAGAGAGAGEDVARLAALQSRSARPVVPADQHATQLTLDLGDTPRLERSSGLPEMTGPERVRAELDILGLDASAHIVDFYVPMLDALGVTRSRDLLTARNRGEVWVAGVKVATQTPPVRSGRRVVFLTLDDATGPADATFFEDVQGPYASTVFHSWMLLVRGVLRRTGPRGVSVRATGAWELSGLWEAWTRGGIEAVHQSLRAADEEAVSRSAAALTAAQEADGRALPVPAAVSRSGGGREAGSDHEAGSDPADHPYADVRPGGVGRRGRAGGMGGGPRSIPTTSASPAPAPAAAPAAAAAASAPSRQVPSGTAPGGVGHVVDGVHTRRVLVHASGFVQSPYADIKPAGSGSRSSRELSDPSVVPDDTGLLGLPPRKLWHSSPGSSGH encoded by the coding sequence GTGCACGACACCTTCGTCCACCTCCACGTCGCCTCGGGCTACTCCTTGCAGTACGGCGCGTCGACCCCCGCCGCCCTCGTCGAGCGGGCCGCCGCCTGGGGTCAGCCGGCGCTCGCCCTCACCGACCGTGACGGGCTCTACGGCGCGGTGCGGTTCGTCCAGGCCTGCGAGGCGGCAGGAGTCGCCCCGATCCTCGGTGTCGACCTCGCCGTGCACGTGACGGCCCCCGCTCGCCGGTCGGGAGGCCGTGACCGGGGCGGGCCAGGGATGTGGGACGGGTCCGCCGGCCTGACCGGCCTGACCGGCACGACCGGCCTGACCGGGGCTGGGGGGTCGGGATGGGGACGACGGGCCGGAGGCGCGGTGCCACCCCCGGCTGCGCGGACGCCGGCCGGCTCCAGGGTGCGCGAGACCGGGCGCACCCCGACCCGGGGTGGGGCCGCCGTGGACGCCCGGCTGCCGCGGGTGACCGTGCTCGCCCGCGGACGTCGTCTCGGTCTCGACCCCGGAGCAGGCTGGGGGCGACTGTGCCGCCTCGTCACCCGCACCCACCTCGCCGGTGGGCGGGGGGAGCCGGTGACGAGTCCCGACCTGCTCGCCGAGCACGCCCGCTCCCCGGGTCCCTCCGGTGCAGGTCCGAGCCCGCTCGTCGTCCTGCTCGGGCCCGACTCCGACGTCGGCCGGGCAGCACTGGCCCGGCGACGCGACCTGGCCCGGGCCGCCCTGGCTCGGTGGCAGGCGCTCCTGCCGCACGACGCCCTGGCCATCGAGGTCGTGTGCCACGGCGGGCCGGAGGGCACCCCGGCCAGCCTCGGTCACGCGGCCCGTCTCTACGCCCTGGCCCGTGAGCACGGCATCCGCGTCGTCCTCACCGCCGCCGTGCGGCACGCCGACCCCAGCGAGGCCGCGACGGTCGACGTCCTCGACGCGGCCCGTCGGCTCGTCGCCCTCGACGTGCGGCACCTCGACCGGGTGACCACGGCCGGCCACCTCGGTCCCACCCCGGCGATGTATGCCGTGGCCTGCGACATCCTCCAGGCCTCGGGGCCCGGCATCAGCGGCGGAGGGGTGGTCGCCAGGGAGGGCGCGTCGGCGCTGCTCGCGTCGACGGTCGAGCTGGCGCAGGAGTGCGCTCTCGACCCCGCCCTCGACCTCGGCATCGGCAGCGTGCACCTGCCCGAGCAGTCGGTCCTCGGCATCGCCCCCTCTGACGACCCGCAGGACGTCCTCACCCAGCGGTGCCGCGCCGCCGTCGGTCAGTGCTACCCCACGAGCAGCCCGTCCGAGCTCGCCGGTGTCGAGGCCCGGCTCGCCGACGAGCTCGAGGTGATCGGTGGGTTGGGGTATCCCACCTACTTCCTCACCGTCGCCATCGTCGTCGACCTCATCCGCGAGATGGGGGTCCGGGTCGCCGCCCGGGGTTCGGGCGCGGGGTCGCTCGTCAACTACCTCCTCGGCATCTCGGGGGTCGACCCGCTGCGCTACGGACTGCTCATGGAGCGCTTCTGCTCCCCCCTGCGGGCGCAGCTGCCCGACATCGACATCGACGTCGAGGCGGCCCGGCGCACCGAGATCTACGAGCGGGTCCTCGAGCACTTCGGTGGTGAGCGGGTCACCTGCGTCTCGATGATGGACAGCTACCGGGTGCGTCACGCGATCCGCGACGTCGGGGCCGCGCTGGGCCTGCCTCCCACCGAGGTCGACGCGATGGCCAAGGCGTTTCCCCACATCTCGGCCCGCAACGTCCGCCACGCCATCGCCGACCTGCCCGAGCTGCGTGCGAGCGGCCTGAACGCCCCGCGTCTCGACCTGATGCTCGACCTCGTCGAGCGTCTCGACGGTCTGCCCCGGCACATCGCCCTCCACCCGTGCGGGGTGGTCCTGTCCAACTCCGGGCTGCTCGACCGCACCCCGATCGAGGCCAGCTATGCCGGCTTCCCCATGAGCCAGTTCGACAAGGACGACGTCGAGGCCCTCGGGCTGCTCAAGCTCGACATCCTCGGCATCCGGATGCAGTCGGCGATGGCTCACGCCGTCGAGCAGGTCCGCCTCGTCGAGCAGGTGGAGGTCGACCTCGACGACCGCACCCAGGTGGCTCTCGACGACGAGGCGACCTTCCGACTCATCCGCACGGCCCACACCCTGGGCTGCTTCCAGATCGAGAGCCCCGGCCAGCGGGAGCTCATCGGCAAGTTCGGCCCCCGGACCTTCGAGGACCTCATCACCGACATCTCCCTCTTCCGTCCCGGGCCGGTGAAGTCCGACATGATCGTCCCGTTCCTCAACGCCCGGCAGGGCTGGGCCGAGCCGCAGTTCCTCCATCCGACGCTCATCCCGGCGCTGCGCGAGACCGAGGGTGTCGTCGTCTTCCACGAGCAGGTGCTGCTCATCGTCGCCGAGACGACGGGCGTCACCCTCGCCCAGGCCGACGAGGTGCGCCGGGGGATGGGGTCCCCCGCGGGGCAGCAGCAGCTCGAGGCCTGGTGGCGCCCGGCCGCCCTGGCCCGGGGGTACGACCCCGCCGACTGCGACCGCATCTGGGAGGTCCTCAAGGCCTTCGCGTCGTTCGGGTTCTGCAAGGCGCACGCGGCGGCGTTCGCGCTCCCGACCTACCAGTCGGCGTGGCTGAAGACCCATCACCCGGCGGCCTTCCTCTCCGGGGTGCTCACCCACGACCCGGGGATGTATCCCAAGAGGCTCATCCTCGATGACGCCCGCAGCCTCGGGATCGCGGTCCTCGGTCTCGACGTCAACGCCTCGACCGGTGCCTACGTCGTCGAGCGGGTCGACCACGGACCTCACGGCGACGGCAGCGCCACTCCCGGCACCGCACCCGATGCCCCGTCCGGTCTCTCCGGCACGCCGTCGGGTCACGTCGGCCAGCACCCCGACCTGCCGGACGGCAGTGCCCACGGCATCCGCCTGTCCCTGTCGGACGTCAAGGGCATCAGCGCCGCCGAGGTGGCCCGCATCGTGGCCGGCCAGCCCTATGCGGGCCTCGCCGACTTCTGGCGACGGGCCCAGGTCTCCCGCCCGACGGTCGAGCGGCTTGTGCTCGCCGGGGGGTTCGATGCCGTCTACGGCATCGGCTCGCTCACTCCGCAGCGGGCCATCGCCTCCGGCCCGGGGCGTCGAGGTCGGGTGACCCGCCGCGACCTGCTCCTGCACGTCGCCGAGCTCGACCGGTGGTCGCGCTCGGGCTCGGGTCGCGCCCGGCCCCGGGTCGTGGCGGCGTCCGCATCGGCGCGCACCGTGGTGACGAGCCGGGTCCGCGAGGAAGGAGAGGACGGGGAGGGAGGAGCAGGAGCAGGAGCAGGAGCAGGGGAGGACGTCGCCCGGCTCGCGGCCCTCCAGTCCCGATCTGCCCGACCCGTGGTCCCGGCCGACCAGCACGCCACCCAGCTGACGCTCGACCTCGGCGACACCCCTCGTCTCGAGCGCAGCTCGGGGCTGCCGGAGATGACGGGCCCCGAGCGGGTCAGGGCCGAGCTCGACATCCTCGGGCTCGACGCCAGCGCCCACATCGTCGACTTCTACGTCCCGATGCTCGACGCCCTCGGAGTCACCCGCTCGCGCGACCTGCTCACCGCCCGTAACCGGGGTGAGGTCTGGGTCGCGGGGGTCAAGGTCGCCACCCAGACGCCACCGGTCCGCTCGGGGCGGCGGGTGGTCTTCCTCACCCTCGACGATGCGACCGGGCCTGCCGACGCCACGTTCTTCGAGGACGTCCAGGGCCCTTACGCCAGCACCGTCTTCCACTCCTGGATGCTCCTCGTGCGGGGGGTGCTGCGGCGCACGGGCCCACGAGGGGTCTCGGTCCGAGCGACCGGAGCCTGGGAGCTGTCCGGGCTCTGGGAGGCCTGGACCCGCGGCGGGATCGAGGCCGTCCACCAGTCTCTCCGCGCTGCTGACGAGGAGGCGGTGAGCCGCAGTGCCGCCGCCCTCACGGCAGCGCAGGAGGCCGACGGTCGTGCGCTGCCCGTCCCCGCAGCCGTGTCGCGCTCGGGGGGAGGCCGCGAGGCTGGGAGCGACCACGAGGCCGGCTCGGACCCCGCCGACCACCCGTACGCCGACGTCCGACCCGGCGGTGTGGGCCGTCGCGGTCGCGCCGGCGGCATGGGCGGTGGCCCACGCAGCATCCCCACCACGTCAGCCTCACCTGCTCCTGCTCCTGCTGCTGCCCCGGCTGCTGCCGCCGCCGCCTCGGCGCCCTCCCGTCAGGTGCCGAGCGGCACGGCTCCCGGTGGGGTCGGGCACGTCGTCGACGGGGTGCACACCCGTCGAGTGCTCGTGCACGCATCGGGGTTCGTCCAGTCCCCCTACGCCGACATCAAGCCGGCGGGGTCCGGTTCCCGGTCGTCACGCGAGCTGTCCGATCCCTCGGTCGTGCCCGACGACACCGGGCTGCTCGGCCTGCCTCCTCGCAAGCTGTGGCACTCCAGCCCCGGAAGCTCGGGGCACTAG
- a CDS encoding SAV_6107 family HEPN domain-containing protein translates to MSTHHTSPRAAAARRGRTTLTADVGRRPPVAATTLELLDRARGSLLLACRTGDGAERYLEAHLGALRAAAALLSARSAATGRSRPRSVWEVLPVVAPELTEWATFFAGSARRRVVVERGGAPSAREADDLLRQAEVFLEIVQDSLGVLRADRLPDYLAPVSLGQSSARGQDG, encoded by the coding sequence GCCCGAGGGCCGCCGCGGCCCGGCGGGGTCGGACGACGTTGACCGCTGACGTCGGTCGTCGCCCTCCCGTGGCCGCGACGACCCTGGAGCTGCTCGACCGAGCCCGCGGCAGCCTGCTGCTCGCGTGCCGCACCGGCGACGGCGCCGAGCGCTACCTCGAGGCCCACCTCGGAGCGCTGCGGGCAGCTGCGGCTCTGCTCTCGGCCCGCAGTGCGGCCACCGGTCGCTCTCGTCCGCGCAGCGTGTGGGAGGTCCTGCCGGTCGTCGCGCCGGAGCTGACCGAGTGGGCCACCTTCTTCGCCGGGTCGGCCCGGCGCCGGGTCGTCGTCGAGCGCGGGGGAGCCCCCAGCGCCCGGGAGGCCGACGACCTGCTGCGTCAGGCGGAGGTCTTCCTCGAGATCGTCCAGGACAGCCTCGGGGTGCTCCGGGCCGATCGGCTGCCCGACTACCTCGCACCCGTCTCCCTCGGGCAGTCCTCTGCCCGGGGCCAGGACGGCTGA